The Leishmania braziliensis MHOM/BR/75/M2904 complete genome, chromosome 10 genome contains a region encoding:
- a CDS encoding putative protein kinase, protein MPPKKRKAVKRKTETTVTTPAAVAAAKKNSPKAVKKIPPKPTTAKKRAVQRLRTSPASRVVSKAATRKAIVVKATAAAAKAKPVRTPSSSGSHTCSGASSQHSTKTPESRQTAEKTAAPSTVRRKSSPSPSPPAATRAAAVAKPAPTTGTHRRRSTAKQPPQTDEELDDGRITSRAEENKAAQTDRKDAHDDTAAAPSRPTALTSTATRAAPSIVVVIVNENKSEDEDSDDDDTILFRSGVDVADMVGATRSSDGARQSHRDALPTLPHVSLMASTATAVEQRLVSSPEISPTHPLHLLHREAGGGGSSSATLDLRRCTTPPLQPTERGADSLSRQSPESSPEALMADSERKSSSHRWQRQLLASGTPATQHLLQENEKGEEMLQDDGDRHGGTSPVHATETVKQLFTQPARSISLTPTSADDSLNGTLIMGRGSEEDGLEETDAQALHRRQQQRHQYQPCPLGLSNIATRGDSESQWSVERGTKGPPLPPGSATAATSPRLPSLVPRDGSGTEEHRCGTSSWLLSTQSSALKDDEVLSSQQPKTAASVAPSFPAPAGHLRMGGNTSRQHSPSACSYAWLKQTPGGGVVEASHPAAPLPSATPSSFPTHPLFQQQQWLSYAYPNLSFTSPSSSQLTRLADMETTRAADADVEESQAPTATTPQRQRRREPPVWRSPQITRLPKSLSVSPTSRRGDSREGAVKASAALPAAQLPSQTQPVASSASPASSSIGETTQTFTQASANAAGGSEAPLPVVPSGPTTASAASRPSTQLITKAAATRPIASPGTMWICLDDDDDNDSEGEDGVAEATRAVPLHNSSDSLLVSVKKEIDAEADGEKTDAVRVLSGHAAHSGTSASPSRSPRERGMAVGGGEQTEVYERLRNQCPSPSKTESGDAVVRADQSSVPVSSPAQALRRPPAEKSHPIAEILPPTFRPRRRPPDTSADLALSLGTGSAAQQRLSSGLGPHCYINLDDDTEEEDEDTNEAPPRQRTRDAPPSLALFHTSPVTGGEVHAQLSLPLIIDDDDDDGTPEGDGETHMTESGSLEVERDAISLKTPKTARDARVERANEVVANEEDDDGLLKSPQKPHVKDFIFPNRLDPGRRPSSPLYRSIHAYQQQLQQLAQGKGEEHAARRVAAAALLPQEGDNADCHHLPQTTVIPVATRDVTGAAADVAAAGQVAHKRSRAKSAKTGAAVSTPTLPDWGRPADALLRDFFHTKPTKRNFMEAARNVLSPMHFLHPGDFWAAFASAEFVGEGSFGLVWRCLTVDGDLVAVKSCPIILRTKANIEDSFSTIREIATMRFLNEMQVPYILPLHSAFFVHGQEALPPLAQEALDWHRQLRKRAEEAALEVEVQLLSRGGHRRASHTAAEENAEDALLTLEQQVAMQMERLASEEGPEERATRARLQSVRLPRFLSITHDDLIQSDATAFLVMELCDGDVEGIPRSDGIAKGVVYCVSSALAAMHELGLLHLDLKPSNILFAYEHGPSQQRLQPQQQFSASGTTMDAIKFYLSDFGNCRLVGPDPMDEVQDSYGTFEYMDLRALREAVCGRPTDAFSLGATLYELLYGRRLYPKCRNPRCGSDGDHSRECFVEVASQPVLLPTVGSPPAAAIVTPTTTIGLNAAAGGHAHGHHAQVRTSGNNSLNTSGPSLTPLQYLTLALLRQSWAERMAAEECRRYLVQTYNITQTEDVSP, encoded by the coding sequence ATGCCTCCTAAGAAACGCAAAGCCGTGAAGCGAAAGACAGAGACCACCGTCACCACGCCGGCagccgtggcagcggcaaagAAGAACTCCCCGAAGGCAGTGAAAAAAATCCCGCCAAAGCCAACAACAGCCAAGAAGCGCGCGGTGCAGCGACTCCGCACCTCACCAGCCTCGCGGGTGGTCTCGAAAGCGGCAACACGGAAGGCAATCGTTGTGAaggccaccgcagctgctgccaaAGCGAAGCCGGTACGAacgccgagcagcagcggcagccacacATGTAGTGGTGCCTCATCACAGCACTCGACTAAGACGCCAGAGAGTCGTCAGACAGCTGAGAAGACCGCCGCCCCTAGCACAGTAAGGCGAAAGTCAtcgccatcgccgtcaccgcctgcTGCAACGAGAGCAGCGGCCGTGGCAAAGCCGGCACCAACCACCGGGACACATCGAAGGAGGTCCACAGCCAAGCAGCCGCCTCAGACAGACGAAGAGCTCGACGATGGCCGCATCACCAGCCGCGCCGAAGAGAACAAGGCGGCGCAGACTGACAGAAAGGATGCGCATGATGatacggcggcggcaccatcAAGACCAACAGCACTGACATCGACGGCGACGCGAGCGGCGCCGTCCATCGTCGTGGTAATTGTCAACGAGAATAAGAGCGAAGACGAGgacagcgatgacgacgacacgATTCTCTTCCGCAGTGGCGTGGACGTCGCTGACATGGTTGGCGCCACAaggagcagcgacggcgctcgCCAGAGTCACCGCGACGCTCTGCCGACGCTGCCTCACGTCTCACTCATGGCGTCGACTGCCACAGCAgtggagcagcgcctcgtctCGTCCCCAGAGATCTCACCAACTCAtccccttcacctcctccaccgcgaagctgggggtggtgggagcagcagcgccaccctAGATCTTCGCCGGTGTACGACACCCCCATTGCAACcgaccgagcgcggcgcTGACAGTCTAAGCCGTCAAAGCCCTGAGAGCAGCCCAGAGGCCCTCATGGCAGACAGCGAGAGGAAGTCCAGCAGCcaccggtggcagcggcagttgTTAGCCAGTGGCACCCCAGCCACGCAGCATCTGCTCCAGGAGAACGAGAAAGGCGAGGAGATGCTGCAAGACGACGGCGATAGACACGGTGGCACTTCCCCCGTGCATGCAACGGAGACAGTCAAGCAGTTGTTCACTCAACCTGCACGCTCCATCTCACTCACCCCAACATCCGCAGATGACTCGCTGAATGGCACCCTCATCATgggccgcggcagcgaggaggacggccTCGAGGAAACAGACGCTCAGGCACTTCAccgacgacagcagcaacgccatcAATACCAGCCATGTCCTCTGGGTCTCAGCAACATCGCCACACGCGGTGACAGCGAGAGCCAATGGAgcgtggagagagggaccaaggggccgccgctgccgccaggCTCGGCCACAGCCGCCACATCGCCTCGACTACCCTCACTGGTGCCAcgtgacggcagcggcaccgagGAACATCGTTGTGGCACATCATCGTGGTTATTGTCGACGCAGTCGTCAGCATTAAAAGACGACGAGGTTCTGTCGTCGCAGCAGCCCAAAACTGCGGCGTCTGTCGCTCCGTCCTTCCCCGCCCCGGCGGGACACCTGCGGATGGGTGGCAACACGAGCCGCCAGCACTCTCCCTCAGCCTGCTCGTACGCGTGGCTGAAGCAGACACCGGGTGGGGgcgtggtggaggcgagccaccccgctgcgccgctaccCTCCGCGACCCCGTCCTCCTTCCCTACTCACCCGCtcttccagcagcagcagtggttATCATACGCATACCCTAACCTGAGCTTCACCTCCCCATCCTCCTCTCAGCTCACGCGACTCGCGGATATGGAGACAACTAGAGCGGCCGACGCCGACGTGGAAGAGAGTCAGGCCCCGACGGCGACAAccccgcagcggcagcgacggcgagaACCTCCTGTGTGGCGATCCCCGCAGATTACGCGGCTGCCCAAATCATTAAGCGTCTCACCGACGTCCCGGCGCGGTGACAGTCGCGAGGGCGCTGTGAAGGCTAGCGCCGCCTTGCCCGCGGCCCAACTACCATCACAGACGCAGCCTGTCGCATCCTCTGCGTCTccagcctccagctccattGGAGAAACAACACAGACGTTCACGCAGGCCTCTGCGAACGCGGCGGGTGGCTCGGAGGCCCCATTGCCAGTAGTACCGAGTGGGCCGACCACAGCATCAGCGGCCAGTCGACCATCGACGCAGCTCATtacgaaggcggcggcgacgcggccCATTGCCTCCCCGGGCACCATGTGGATCTGCTTGGATGATGACGACGATAACGACAGCGAAGGCGAGGACGGCGTTGCGGAGGCAACGAGGGCGGTGCCACtccacaacagcagcgattCCCTTCTCGTCTCCGTGAAGAAGGAAATCGACGCGGAGGCGGACGGAGAAAAAACCGACGCAGTGCGGGTGCTGTCCGGGCATGCAGCGCACTCCGGCACGTCGGCCTCGCCGTCGAGGTCGCCGCGTGAGCGGGGGATGGCAGTAGGCGGAGGAGAACAGACAGAGGTCTATGAGCGGCTGAGAAACCAATGTCCCAGCCCGAGTAAAACAGAGAGCGGCGACGCTGTCGTTCGCGCTGACCAATCGAGTGTCCCTGTCTCATCCCCAGCGCAGGCCCTCCGCCGGCCACCAGCGGAGAAGAGCCACCCCATCGCCGAGATTTTGCCACCGACCTTTCGCCCCCGTCGACGTCCACCAGACACGTCTGCCGATCTTGCACTCTCACTCGGCACTGGAAGTGCcgcccagcagcggctaTCAAGTGGGCTGGGGCCTCACTGCTACATCAACCTAGACGACgacacggaggaggaggacgaggacacCAAcgaagcgccgccgcgtcagCGCACTCGAGACGCACCCCCGTCGCTTGCGCTGTTTCACACATCGCCAGTCACGGGCGGAGAGGTACATGCTCAGCTGTCACTACCGTTGATTAtcgatgatgacgacgacgacggcaccCCAGAAGGTGACGGCGAGACGCACATGACGGAGTCTGGTAGtctggaggtggagagggatGCAATATCGCTGAAGACACCAAAAACTGCGAGAGATGCTCGTGTGGAAAGGGCGAATGAAGTTGTTGccaacgaggaggatgacgacGGACTGCTCAAGAGTCCACAGAAGCCACATGTGAAGGACTTTATCTTCCCAAACCGGCTGGATCCAGGGAGGCGCCCCTCCAGCCCCCTCTACCGGAGCATCCACGCataccagcagcagctacagcagctggcgcagggtaagggagaagaacacgcggcacggcgcgttgccgccgccgccttgctGCCGCAGGAAGGCGACAACGCAGACTGTCATCATCTACCACAGACCACTGTAATTCCTGTGGCAACCAGAGACGTGAcgggcgccgccgccgacgttGCCGCGGCTGGCCAAGTTGCCCACAAGCGCAGTCGCGCGAAGAGCGCCAAGACTGGGGCCGCAGTGTCCACCCCAACGCTCCCGGACTGGGGCCGCCCAGCCGACGCGCTCCTGCGCGACTTCTTTCATACCAAACCCACCAAGAGGAACTTcatggaggcggcgcggAATGTGCTCTCCCCGATGCACTTTCTCCACCCTGGCGACTTCTGGGCCGCTTTTGCATCAGCTGAGTTCGTCGGGGAGGGGAGCTTTGGGTTGGTGTGGCGCTGTCTCACGGTGGATGGCGACCTCGTCGCTGTCAAGTCATGTCCAATCATCCTGCGCACCAAGGCGAACATTGAAGACTCCTTTTCCACGATACGCGAGATTGCCACGATGCGCTTCCTGAACGAGATGCAGGTACCCTACATCCTTCCACTGCACAGCGCCTTCTTTGTCCACgggcaggaggcgctgccgcctctggcgcaggaggcgctggactggcaccggcagctgcgcaagagagcggaagaagcagcgctggaggtggaagTGCAGCTCCTCTCCCGTGGAGGGCACCGCCGCGCCTCGCACACAGCGGCGGAAGAGAATGCCGAGGACGCACTACTGACGCTGGAGCAGCAAGTAGCAATGCAGATGGAGCGGCTTGCCTCTGAGGAGGGACCAGAGGAGCGGGCCACACGGGCGCGGCTGCAATCGGTCCGTCTGCCACGTTTCCTCTCCATCACCCACGACGACTTAATCCAGAGCGACGCAACGGCGTTCCTCGTGATGGAACTGTGCGACGGCGATGTGGAGGGTATCCCGCGCAGCGACGGCATTGCAAAGGGCGTGGTGTACTGCGTGAGCTCGGCGCTCGCAGCGATGCACGAACTGGGACTGCTCCACCTCGACCTCAAGCCGAGCAACATTCTCTTCGCCTACGAGCACGGGCCTTCGCAGCAgaggctgcagccgcagcagcaattCAGCGCGTCGGGCACCACGATGGACGCTATCAAGTTCTATCTTTCTGACTTTGGCAACTGCCGCCTCGTCGGCCCGGACCCCATGGACGAAGTGCAGGACTCGTACGGGACCTTCGAATACATGGACCTGCGCGCGCTACGTGAAGCCGTGTGTGGACGTCCAACCGACGCCTTCAGCCTCGGTGCGACGCTGTATGAGCTACTCTACGGTCGGCGGCTGTACCCAAAGTGTCGGAATCCACGCTGCGGCAGTGACGGCGACCACTCACGCGAGTGCTTCGTAGAGGTGGCAAGCCAGCCTGTTCTGCTGCCTACAGTCGGGTCGCccccggcagcagcaatagTGACGCCGACCACAACAATAGGACtcaacgccgctgccggcggacACGCGCACGGCCACCATGCACAAGTTCGCACCAGTGGCAACAACAGCCTCAACACCAGCGGCCCCTCTCTTACACCGCTGCAGTACCTCacactggcgctgctgcggcagtcCTGGGCGGAGCGCATGGCAGCTGAGGAGTGCCGCCGCTACCTTGTGCAAACCTACAACATCACCCAAACAGAAGACGTGAGTCCCTAA